The following proteins are encoded in a genomic region of Pyricularia oryzae 70-15 chromosome 6, whole genome shotgun sequence:
- a CDS encoding Ras-like protein Rab-6A, with product MAQSGTGAYNNPLKKFKLVFLGEQSVGKTSLITRFMYDSFDGMYQATIGIDFLSKTMYLEDRTVRLQLWDTAGQERFRSLIPSYIRDSSVAVVVYDISNAKSFQNTRKWIDDVRAERGNDVIIVLVGNKTDLNDKREVTTQQGEEEAKKNNLMFIETSAKVGHNVQPLFKRIARSLPGMEGTEAAQQAASQMIDVKTNNTQAQQEGCAC from the exons ATGGCACAGTCAGGGACTGGGGCGTACAACAACCCCTTGAAGAAATTCAA GTTGGTGTTTTTGGGCGAACAGAGCG TCGGCAAGACGTCCCTAATCACTCGATTCATGTACGATTCTTTCGACGGCATGTACCAAGCTACTATCGGAATCGACTTTCTCTCCAAG ACCATGTACTTGGAAGACAGGACGGTGCGGCTACAGCTATGGGATACGGCAGGCCAAGAGAGGTTCAGGAGTTTGATTCCATCCTACATTCGCGACTCGAGTGTGGCCGTGGTGGTCTATGATATATCAA ATGCGAAATCTTTCCAGAACACACGAAAATGGATAGATGACGTGCGGGCGGAAAGAGGTAACGATGTTATCATTGTCCTGGTGGGTAACAAGACGGACTTGAACGACAAGCGCGAGGTGACGACGCAGCagggcgaggaggaggccaagaagaacaacCTGATGTTTATCGAGACCAGCGCCAAGGTCGGCCATAACGTCCAGCCGCTATTTAAAAGGATAGCGCGCTCCCTGCCAGGCATGGAGGGTACCGAGGCCGCGCAACAGGCAGCCAGTCAAA TGATCGACGTCAAGACAAACAACACCCAGGCTCAACAGGAAGGCTGTGCCTGTTAA
- a CDS encoding mitochondrial NADH dehydrogenase — MLSVGHQSRRLQGSARLITGARSQLLLNPLHTRSIASPRLHVRHALATPKITNAHARFRFDSVHQRQFVRYLSDVPVPRQRSRAWIIAYRAAAWFGSSIAFVGLGVVGFFLYDASTYKESGTHEEIDVARTALNPRRGGPKNLPILEAYLDDNESPTARERKEKPRLVILGGGWGGVAILKELNPEDWNVTVISPANYFLFTPMLPSATVGTLELKSLVEPIRRILHRVGGHFLHANADDVDFSHKLVEVSQKDSSGNLQRFYVPYDKLVVAVGSSTNPHGVKGLENCFFLKDIRDARKIRNQIVQNLELACLPSTSDEERKRLLSFVVSGGGPTGVEFAAELFDLLNEDLTLHFPKLLRNEISVHVIQSRGHILNTYDETVSKYAEERFARDQVDVLTNSRVSEVKKDRIIFTQKGPDGKLITKELPMGFCLWSTGVSQTEFSKKIAERLGEAQGNRHALETDSHLRLLGTPLGDVYAIGDCSTVQNNVADHIITFLQAYSWKHGKDPQTLQLHFSDWRNVAADVKKRFPQAASHLKRLDKLFAEFDKDQSGTLDFGELRELLRQIDSKLTSLPATAQRAHQQGQYLAHKLNKLARAAPGLRANDIMDGDVDAAVYKAFEYKHLGSLAYIGNSAVFDWGEGWSLTGGLWAVYAWRSVYFAQSVSFRTRMLLAMDWLKRGLFGRDLMAY; from the exons ATGTTGTCAGTCGGACACCAGAGCAGACGACTGCAAGGTTCTGCCAGGTTGATAACCGGCGCTCGAAGCCAGTTGCTCCTCAACCCATTGCACACACGCTCGATCGCAAGCCCAAGACTCCATGTTCGACACGCGCTCGCAACCCCGAAGATAACCAACGCGCACGCACGATTTCGGTTCGACTCAGTCCACCAACGACAGTTCGTCCGATATCTGTCTGACGTTCCGGTCCCGCGACAGAGGTCCAGGGCCTGGATAATCGCATACAGAGCTGCTGCGTGGTTCGGCAGTTCCATTGCTTTTGTTGGCTTGGGTGTCGTTGGCTTCTTCCTCTACGATGCATCAACGTACAAGGAGTCTGGCACACATGAGGAGATAGATGTTGCACGGACGGCATTAAATCCTCGCCGGGGCGGGCCGAAGAACCTGCCTATACTAGAGGCATACCTCGATGATAACGAAAGTCCAACCGCAAGGGAGCGGAAGGAGAAACCAAGGCTTGTCATATTGGGGGGCGGTTGGGGTGGTGTTGCGATTCTGAAAGAACTAAACCCTGAGGACTGGAACGTCACCGTGATATCTCCGG CAAATTATTTCCTTTTCACTCCTATGCTACCTTCAGCGACGGTTGGCACTCTAGAGCTCAAATCACTCGTTGAACCGATTCGGAGGATACTCCACAGGGTTGGCGGCCACTTCTTGCATG CCAATGCCGACGACGTGGACTTCAGTCACAAGCTGGTCGAGGTATCGCAAAAAGATTCATCCGGAAATCTGCAAAGGTTTTACGTGCCCTACGACAAACTTGTGGTTGCAGTTGGGTCCAGCACCAATCCACACGGAGTGAAGGGTCTCGAGAATTGTTTCTTTCTCAAGGACATTCGAGATGCCAGGAAGATCAGGAATCAAATTGTCCAGAACTTAGAACTGGCATGTCTCCCTAGCACCTCAGACGAGGAGAGGAAGCGCCTTCTGTCATTCGTGGTCAGCGGCGGTGGACCGACAGGTGTCGAGTTTGCGGCTGAACTGTTTGACCTCCTCAACGAGGATCTTACGCTTCACTTCCCGAAGCTGCTGCGTAACGAGATCTCGGTTCACGTCATACAGTCGAGAGGCCACATTCTGAACACATACGATGAAACAGTTTCCAAGTATGCGGAGGAAAGGTTTGCAAGGGATCAAGTCGATGTTCTCACGAACTCTCGAGTTTCCGAGGTGAAGAAGGATCGAATCATATTCACCCAGAAAGGGCCGGACGGAAAGTTGATTACCAAGGAGCTTCCCATGGGCTTCTGTCTTTGGTCTACTGGCGTATCACAAACGGAATTTTCCAAGAAAATAGCAGAGCGGCTTGGCGAAGCCCAAGGTAACAGACATGCTCTAGAAACAGACAGTCACTTGAGACTTCTGGGCACTCCCCTCGGCGATGTGTACGCTATCGGAGACTGTAGCACAGTCCAGAACAACGTAGCAGATCACATCATCACCTTCCTGCAAGCATATTCATGGAAGCACGGCAAGGATCCCCAGACCCTCCAGCTCCATTTTAGCGACTGGCGGAATGTGGCGGCCGATGTCAAGAAGCGCTTCccccaagctgcaagtcATCTGAAGCGACTTGATAAGCTTTTTGCGGAATTCGACAAAGACCAGAGTGGAACCCTCGACTTTGGCGAGCTTCGAGAGCTCCTGAGACAAATCGACTCGAAACTAACCTCGCTTCCGGCCACAGCCCAGCGTGCACACCAACAGGGACAGTATCTAGCTCACAAGCTCAACAAATTGGCACGGGCCGCCCCGGGACTGCGGGCGAATGACATAATGGACGGCGACGTCGATGCGGCAGTTTACAAGGCATTTGAGTACAAGCACCTAGGAAGCTTGGCTTATATTGGCAACTCGGCCGTTTTTGACTGGGGCGAGGGCTGGTCTCTGACCGGTGGCTTGTGGGCAGTCTACGCCTGGCGCAGTGTCTACTTTGCCCAGAGCGTCAGCTTTAGAACCCGGATGCTCCTTGCCATGGACTGGCTTAAGCGTGGTCTCTTTGGTAGAG ATTTGATGGCGTATTAA
- a CDS encoding chitin synthase 2 — protein sequence MDRPHSRGAPPSYSNYDEDPDELRLGPAGNPAAVRLLPASSFDEEIPETRHSRPTHRAYQPSVSSIHSRPSSISNIPSMPPPTESYVSYRETGSPTRPWTPSHVGRSSDEYRRAPPSSVHYERADLNGSPRPGTPSSRYGGSPRRPLPPAPLFAGPGARSSAFADDATVSIPLSDVDDPFGPGSADLGEARGHRGSYAAQSQVTLNEDDDEGSHLRESDIGYDEADAVDEKSAAHYGPAPAEGDQQRRGVREPQKSRKEVQLINGELVLETKIPTILYSFLPRRDADEFTHMRYTAVTCDPDDFVERGYKLRQNIGVTARETELFVCVTMYNENEYDFTRTMHAVMKNISHFCRRSKSRTWGENGWQKIVVCIVSDGREKIHPRTLDALAAMGVYQHGIAKNYVNQKAVQAHVYEYTTQVSLDADLKFKGAEKGIVPCQMLFCLKERNQRKLNSHRWFFNAFGKALNPNVCILLDVGTRPGGNSLYHLWKAFDTDSNVAGACGEIKAMKGRLGQNLLNPLVASQNFEYKMSNILDKPLESVFGYITVLPGALSAYRYHALQNDANGHGPLSQYFKGETLHGQHADVFTANMYLAEDRILCWELVAKRDERWVLKYVKGCTGETDVPDTVPEFISQRRRWLNGAFFAAIYSLVHFRQLWATDHTVARKVLLHIEFVYQLLQVLFTFFSLANFYLTFYFVAGGLADPLIDPFGNRIGLYIFTILRYTLILLICAQFILSLGNRPQGAKKPYFASMVIYGIVMVYTTFAAFYIVIRQLTDPKAKLEMGNNVFTNLIVSMASTIGLYFLMSFIYLDPWHMFTSSIQYFMLLPSYLCTLQVYAFCNTHDVTWGTKGDNVMKTDLGGAVGKGSTVELEMPSEQLDIDSGYDEALRNLRDRIEVPKSGDSEAQMQEDYYKSVRTYMVVSWMIANGILGMAVSEIYSDRTISENYYLRFILWSVASLALFRALGSTTFAIINAVNIAVEGRVRLSLKLPTWLGGSRGSKSAISSSVGSGTSIFTGLGEKITATLRRR from the exons TAGCTCCATTCACTCGCGACCCTCCTCCATTAGTAACATACCAAGCATGCCTCCCCCGACCGAATCTTACGTCTCATACAGGGAAACTGGATCACCGACCAGACCCTGGACGCCGTCGCATGTTGGTCGCAGCTCTGATGAGTACCGGAGAGCACCACCTTCCTCGGTCCACTACGAGCGAGCAGATCTCAACGGAAGCCCAAGACCTGGGACTCCGTCGTCCAGATATGGCGGCAGTCCAAGGCGGCCACTTCCCCCAGCTCCTCTTTTTGCTGGACCTGGAGCACGTAGTTCAGCCTTTGCTGACGATGCAACAGTCTCTATTCCGCTTTCCGACGTGGATGACCCCTTTGGTCCCGGGTCGGCAGATCTGGGCGAGGCACGTGGTCACCGAGGCTCATATGCAGCCCAATCGCAGGTGACCCTGAatgaggatgatgacgaggGATCTCACCTTCGAGAGAGTGACATCGGCTACGATGAAGCGGATGCAGTGGACGAGAAGTCGGCGGCCCATTATGGCCCTGCACCAGCGGAGGGAGATCAGCAGCGTCGAGGCGTGCGAGAACCACAGAAAAGCCGCAAGGAGGTGCAACTCATCAACGGCGAGCTGGTTCTCGAAACCAAGATCCCCACCATCCTCTACAGTTTCCTGCCTCGCCGCGACGCCGACGAGTTCACCCATATGCGCTACACTGCGGTGACGTGTGATCCGGATGACTTTGTCGAGCGAGGATACAAGCTGAGGCAAAACATCGGCGTGACGGCACGAGAAACGGAGCTCTTTGTGTGCGTCACCATGTACAATGAGAACGAGTACGACTTCACCCGTACCATGCACGCCGTCATGAAGAACATCTCCCATTTCTGTCGCCGCTCGAAGTCACGCACCTGGGGCGAGAATGGATGGCAGAAGATTGTAGTATGCATCGTCTCGGATGGTCGTGAAAAGATCCATCCTCGGACGCTCGATGCACTGGCCGCTATGGGCGTTTACCAGCACGGCATTGCCAAGAACTACGTCAACCAGAAAGCCGTTCAAGCCCACGTCTATGAGTATACTACTCAGGTGTCGCTTGACGCTGATTTAAAGTTCAAAGGTGCCGAGAAGGGTATTGTCCCCTGCCAGATGCTATTTTGCCTCAAGGAGCGTAACCAGCGCAAGCTCAACTCCCACCGTTGGTTTTTCAATGCGTTCGGCAAAGCCTTAAACCCTAATGTCTGCATTCTGCTGGATGTGGGTACCCGTCCAGGTGGCAATTCGCTATATCACCTGTGGAAAGCTTTTGATACCGACTCCAACGTTGCCGGGGCTTGTGGTGAGATCAAAGCTATGAAAGGGCGCCTAGGGCAGAATCTCCTTAACCCACTAGTTGCCTCGCAAAACTTTGAGTACAAGATGTCCAACATTCTGGACAAGCCCTTGGAATCTGTGTTTGGATACATCACTGTCTTGCCCGGAGCGCTCAGTGCATACCGCTACCACGCCCTGCAAAACGATGCCAATGGCCACGGTCCTCTTAGCCAGTATTTCAAGGGTGAGACTCTGCATGGTCAGCATGCTGATGTTTTCACCGCCAACATGTATCTGGCTGAGGATCGTATCCTCTGCTGGGAGCTTGTTGCAAAGCGAGATGAGAGGTGGGTTCTCAAGTATGTTAAAGGATGTACTGGAGAAACTGATGTGCCTG ATACTGTTCCTGAGTTCATTTCCCAAAGACGTCGTTGGCTGAATGGCGCTTTCTTCGCTGCTATTTACTCGCTTGTGCACTTTCGACAGTTATGGGCGACGGACCACACAGTAGCCCGCAAGGTTCTCCTCCACATCGAATTCGTCTACCAGCTTCTCCAGGTCCTCTTCACCTTCTTCTCTCTTGCCAACTTCTACCTGACCTTCTACTTTGTGGCTGGTGGTCTGGCGGACCCTCTGATCGACCCCTTTGGCAACCGCATCGGTCTCTATATTTTCACCATTCTGCGCTACACTCTGATCCTACTCATCTGCGCCCAATTCATTCTGTCCTTGGGCAACAGACCTCAGGGTGCGAAGAAACCTTACTTTGCCTCCATGGTTATATATGGCATTGTCATGGTCTATACAACATTTGCTGCCTTTTACATTGTCATAAGGCAGTTGACAGACCCCAAGGCGAAACTAGAGATGGGAAACAATGTCTTTACCAACTTGATTGTGTCGATGGCCTCCACTATTGGTCTATACTTCCTCATGTCTTTCATCTACCTCGACCCCTGGCACATGTTTACGAGTTCGATTCAGTACTTCATGCTGCTGCCATCTTATCTGTGCACCTTGCAGGTCTACGCCTTTTGCAACACtcacgacgtcacctggggaACCAAGGGTGACAACGTCATGAAGACGGACCTCGGTGGAGCAGTCGGAAAAGGATCGACTGTAGAGCTGGAGATGCCATCTGAACAGCTGGACATCGACTCAGGCTACGATGAGGCGCTGCGCAACCTCCGTGATCGCATAGAAGTCCCCAAGTCGGGCGACTCGGAGGCACAGATGCAGGAGGATTACTACAAGTCGGTGCGTACGTACATGGTGGTGTCGTGGATGATCGCCAACGGCATCCTGGGCATGGCCGTCTCGGAGATCTACAGCGACAGGACCATCAGTGAAAACTACTACCTCCGTTTTATCCTGTGGAGCGTGGCCTCGCTGGCCCTTTTCCGTGCCCTTGGGTCCACGACCTTTGCCATCATCAACGCCGTCAACATCGCCGTCGAGGGACGCGTACGCCTCAGTCTCAAGTTGCCTACCTGGCTGGGTGGCAGTCGCGGAAGCAAAAGcgccatcagcagcagcgtcGGAAGTGGTACTAGCATCTTCACAGGGCTGGGGGAGAAGATAACTGCCACTCTGCGGAGACGTTGA
- a CDS encoding sulfite reductase yields the protein MAAAPGSISTPEEAVARIAYISSDVVISVQPSLATETDFSRYLKSAAARKEPSLVAKNPNNVPEIQSVRHNADPLLSVFTPIRSGRFVSVTTTSNILLPSIAHLYKLAEYPVVIHVALHPDRFPDFSSITAIRNSGWTFLQSESIQEAQDMAMTAHALAIRSGKGVIHFYSPWVLSNDEPVEREGLAVIREILDIDSVRRYQSAPISASGLYADDGRTVLASDQPEQVPSGAASAPLNGLSSGAISHATSQANSSQVSVKSSENSTSATPHSTSSATTIEAPPTAVSSDDIYKYVTSIWAQLESLSGRKYSPFEYSGPPTAENCLFVFGADAGLLGSAIDEAKSGDVYAKAGILTPRLYRPWLGAKLLEAIPKSVKKIAVLEQISKRTTKWGPILIDVLTSVKSGPGGVETIVGYHVGYINNETVKQALRGICQNLALDKPVQNLEVGSREGPQKADKYALEKPKLETAYTKILDQLFGTRLYTANAIDSDNAGISATISATPEFGFGALLARKEHRHRFVSEAKEAATSGVFLTEKPKRLLTNWAIHSDDPKKIDAAAEDLISELTLENSTAARKLLKNQAFFRRQSLWLVGSDAWAYDLGNSGVHHVLASGENVNMLIIDSQPYSEHTAADANKRKKDIGLYAMNFGNAYVASVAAYSSYTQVLQAMDEADKFNGPSIVLAYLPYNGEHDSPLTVLQETKKAVDLGYWPLYRWNPDNEKQGLPTFSLDSERIKKELKAFLDRDNHLTQLMKKEPSFGASLAQDFGTEVRAQQKRRARDAYNQLLEGLFGAPLTILFGSDNGNAQSLAKRLGNRGRQRGLKTTVMAMEDYPVEDLPTEENIVILTSTAGQGEFPQNGKPFWDAIKDSTELDLASVRFSVFALGDSHYWPRKEDKIYYNKPGKDLDRVLANFGAQRLAEIGLGDDQDPDGYQTGYAEWEPKIWQALGVDNVEGLPEEPAPITNEDIKLASNYLRGTIVEGLNDNSTGAISAADGQLTKFHGTYMQDDRDVRDERKAQGLEPAYSFMIRCRLPGGVSTPQQWVQMDDIATKLGNETMKLTTRQTFQFHGVVKGKLKPAMQAINRALMTTIAACGDVNRNVMCSSLPTQSEYHREVYACSQKISDHLLPSTTAYHEIWLTDDNDKKTMVAGDAVQDFEPLYGPTYLPRKFKITIAIPPHNDTDVYAHDIGLIAIKGKDGHLEGFNLLAGGGMGATHNNKKTYPQTGRSFGYVSKDQVHIACEKVMLVQRDHGDRKNRKHARLKYTIDDMGVDVFRGKVEELWGQKFEEARPFHFDSNIDTFGWQRDEKGLNHFTLFIENGRIEDTAEFQMKTGLREIAKVHKGEFRLTGNQHVILSNVADEDLDNMKALLKKYKLDNIQFSGLRLSSSACVAFPTCGLAMAESERYLPVLIDKLEACLEENGLKQDSIVMRMTGCPNGCARPWLAEVAFVGKAYGAYNMYLGGGYHGQRLNKLYRSSIKEDEILAIMKPLLKRYALEREEGERFGDFCIRAGVIKATTDGQNFHNDVAEEESDEE from the exons ATGGCTGCAGCTCCAGGCTCGATCAGCACGCCTGAAGAGGCCG TTGCGAGAATCGCCTACATTTCCAGTGACGTTGTTATCTCGGTACAGCCTTCATTGGCCACCGAGACCGACTTTTCCAGATATCTCAAGTCGGCGGCCGCTCGCAAAGAGCCGAGCTTGGTCGCAAAGAACCCCAACAATGTCCCCGAGATCCAGAGCGTCAGGCACAATGCCGACCCCTTACTTTCAGTCTTTACTCCCATCCGATCAGGACGCTTTGTCTCCGTGACCACAACCTCAAACATACTCCTTCCCTCCATAGCTCACCTCTACAAGCTGGCTGAATACCCCGTTGTCATTCACGTCGCTCTCCACCCCGACAGGTTTCCCGACTTCTCCTCCATCACTGCAATAAGGAATTCAGGATGGACCTTTCTGCAGTCCGAGTCGATCCAGGAGGCCCAGGACATGGCCATGACCGCCCATGCCCTCGCCATTAGGTCTGGCAAGGGTGTCATCCACTTCTACAGTCCCTGGGTGCTCTCAAACGATGAACCCGTAGAGAGGGAGGGCCTGGCAGTCATTCGCGAGATTCTGGATATCGATAGCGTCCGCCGCTACCAGTCTGCCCCGATATCGGCCTCGGGTCTCTATGCCGACGACGGAAGAACTGTCCTTGCCAGTGACCAGCCCGAGCAGGTTCCCAGCGGGGCTGCGTCGGCACCACTGAACGGGCTCAGCTCCGGCGCCATCTCGCATGCGACCTCGCAGGCCAACTCGTCTCAGGTCTCGGTGAAGTCCAGCGAGAACAGCACATCCGCAACCCCACACAGCACCTCGAGTGCCACCACAATCGAGGCACCACCAACCGCTGTTTCATCCGACGACATCTACAAGTATGTCACAAGCATATGGGCTCAGCTGGAGAGCTTATCTGGAAGAAAGTACAGCCCCTTCGAGTACTCAGGTCCCCCTACGGCCGAGAACTGCTTGTTTGTTTTCGGTGCCGATGCTGGTCTGCTGGGAAGCGCAATAGACGAGGCCAAATCAGGCGACGTCTACGCCAAGGCAGGAATCCTCACCCCAAGATTGTATAGGCCATGGCTTGGCGCTAAGCTTCTGGAGGCCATCCCGAAGTCCGTCAAGAAGATTGCAGTTCTGGAGCAGATCAGCAAACGGACAACCAAATGGGGTCCCATCCTCATTGACGTTCTCACTTCCGTCAAGAGCGGCCCGGGAGGTGTGGAGACAATCGTGGGCTACCATGTCGGATACATCAACAATGAGACTGTCAAACAGGCTCTGCGTGGTATTTGTCAGAACCTAGCCCTGGATAAGCCGGTGCAGAACCTTGAGGTTGGGTCTCGCGAGGGTCCCCAAAAAGCCGACAAATATGCGCTGGAGAAGCCCAAACTTGAGACGGCTTATACGAAGATCTTGGATCAGCTCTTTGGAACTAGACTATACACGGCCAATGCCATCGACTCGGACAATGCGGGCATCTCTGCCACCATTTCTGCCACCCCCGAGTTTGGCTTTGGAGCATTACTTGCGCGTAAAGAGCACAGGCACCGTTTTGTGAgcgaggccaaggaggcaGCAACCTCGGGTGTTTTTCTGACAGAAAAGCCCAAGAGGCTACTCACCAACTGGGCTATTCACTCTGATGACCCCAAGAAAATTGACGCAGCGGCCGAGGACCTGATTTCCGAGCTCACTTTGGAAAACTCGACTGCTGCCCGCAAGCTTCTCAAGAACCAAGCATTCTTCAGGAGGCAGTCGCTGTGGCTGGTCGGCTCAGATGCATGGGCCTACGATCTGGGCAACTCTGGCGTGCATCACGTGCTGGCTTCGGGTGAGAACGTCAACATGCTGATCATTGACTCTCAGCCGTACTCGGAGCATACTGCGGCCGACGCCAATAAGAGGAAGAAGGATATTGGACTGTATGCCATGAACTTTGGAAACGCTTACGTCGCGTCTGTCGCCGCGTACAGCTCGTACACTCAGGTCCTGCAGGCCATGGACGAGGCAGACAAGTTCAACGGACCTTCGATCGTTCTGGCTTACCTGCCGTACAATGGCGAGCACGACTCTCCCCTGACCGTCTTGCAAGAGACCAAGAAGGCAGTCGATCTTGGATATTGGCCGCTCTACAGGTGGAACCCCGATAACGAGAAGCAGGGCCTGCCGACCTTCTCCCTCGATTCGGAAAGGATCAAGAAGGAGCTGAAGGCTTTCCTTGACAGGGATAACCACCTGACACAGTTGATGAAGAAGGAGCCCAGCTTTGGTGCCAGTCTCGCCCAAGACTTCGGTACCGAGGTACGTGCGCAGCAGAAGAGGAGAGCTCGGGACGCTTATAACCAGCTGCTCGAGGGCCTGTTCGGCGCCCCCCTTACGATTCTATTTGGATCAGATAACGGCAATGCTCAGTCTCTTGCCAAACGCCTCGGTAACAGGGGCCGTCAAAGAGGTCTGAAGACGACAGTGATGGCGATGGAAGACTACCCCGTCGAGGACCTACCGACGGAGGAGAACATTGTCATCCTGACCTCTAcagctggccaaggagaaTTTCCTCAGAACGGAAAGCCCTTCTGGGATGCCATCAAGGACAGCACTGAGCTTGATCTCGCATCAGTTCGGTTCTCGGTGTTTGCCCTGGGTGACAGCCACTACTGGCCAAGAAAGGAGGACAAGATCTACTACAACAAGCCTGGTAAAGACCTCGACAGGGTTCTGGCAAACTTTGGTGCCCAGAGACTGGCTGAGATTGGTCTCGGAGACGACCAGGATCCGGATGGATATCAGACAGGCTATGCCGAATGGGAGCCGAAGATCTGGCAAGCGCTTGGCGTGGATAACGTTGAGGGGCTGCCGGAGGAGCCTGCGCCAATCACGAATGAGGACATCAAACTCGCTTCCAACTACCTCCGAGGCACCATTGTCGAAGGCCTGAACGACAACAGCACTGGAGCCATATCTGCAGCCGACGGGCAGCTGACCAAGTTCCACGGCACGTACATGCAGGATGACCGCGATGTCAGGGACGAGCGCAAGGCACAGGGCCTAGAGCCTGCCTACTCCTTCATGATCCGGTGTCGCCTTCCCGGAGGTGTATCGACGCCGCAACAATGGGTCCAGATGGACGACATTGCAACCAAGCTTGGCAACGAGACCATGAAGCTGACCACGCGTCAGACATTCCAGTTCCACGGTGTGGTGAAGGGTAAGCTCAAGCCAGCGATGCAGGCTATCAACAGGGCGCTAATGACCACGATCGCGGCCTGTGGTGACGTAAACCGAAACGTCATGTGTAGCTCTCTCCCGACTCAGTCCGAGTATCACCGTGAGGTCTACGCTTGCTCGCAGAAGATCAGTGACCATCTGCTCCCGTCCACAACAGCCTATCATGAGATCTGGTTGACGGATGACAACGATAAGAAGACCATGGTGGCTGGTGATGCCGTGCAGGATTTTGAGCCCCTGTACGGACCGACATATCTCCCTAGGAAGTTCAAGATCACCATCGCTATCCCGCCTCACAACGACACCGACGTCTACGCTCACGACATTGGCTTGATTGCTATCAAGGGCAAGGACGGCCACCTCGAGGGCTTCAACCTCCTTGCTGGTGGTGGCATGGGAGCCACTCACAACAACAAGAAGACTTACCCGCAAACTGGACGCAGCTTCGGATACGTTTCCAAGGACCAGGTGCACATCGCCTGCGAGAAGGTGATGCTTGTTCAGCGCGACCACGGAGACCGTAAGAACAGGAAACACGCCCGTCTCAAGTACACCATCGACGACATGGGCGTGGATGTCTTCAGGGGCAAGGTCGAGGAGCTTTGGGGTCAGAAGTTTGAGGAGGCAAGGCCGTTCCACTTCGACTCCAACATCGACACCTTTGGCTGGCAGCGCGACGAGAAGGGTTTGAACCACTTCACTCTCTTCATTGAGAACGGACGCATTGAGGACACGGCAGAGTTCCAAATGAAGACGGGTTTGAGGGAAATCGCAAAGGTGCACAAGGGCGAGTTCAGACTGACTGGCAACCAGCACGTCATCCTGAGCAACGTGGCAGACGAGGACCTCGACAATATGAAGGCGCTGCTGAAGAAGTACAAGCTTGACAATATCCAGTTCTCTGGCTTGCGCCTGAGCTCTTCAGCCTGTGTCGCCTTCCCGACCTGTGGCCTTGCCATGGCCGAGTCTGAGCGATACCTCCCCGTGCTGATTGACAAGCTCGAGGCCTGCCTTGAGGAGAACGGACTGAAGCAAGACTCAATCGTGATGCGCATGACTGGTTGTCCGAACGGATGCGCCAGGCCTTGGCTGGCCGAGGTGGCCTTCGTCGGCAAGGCTTATGGCGCCTACAACATGTACCTGGGAGGCGGTTACCACGGACAGCGTTTGAACAAGCTGTACCGCTCATCGATCAAGGAGGATGAGATCCTGGCCATCATGAAGCCGCTTCTCAAGCGATATGCACTGGAGCGTGAGGAGGGCGAGAGGTTCGGTGACTTCTGCATCAGGGCCGGTGTTATCAAGGCCACAACTGATGGACAAAACTTCCACAACGAT GTTGCTGAGGAGGAATCCGATGAAGAGTAG